A region of Paraburkholderia largidicola DNA encodes the following proteins:
- the rsmH gene encoding 16S rRNA (cytosine(1402)-N(4))-methyltransferase RsmH: MAPAMSNELQHRTVLLEEAVNALVTRADGIYIDGTFGRGGHSRAVLAKLGESGRLIGFDKDPLAIATAQQIADPRFEIVHESFASLRDAMSERGVGRVSGVLLDLGVSSPQFDDPERGFSFRADGPLDMRMDPTRGESAADWLARATVQEMTEVIRDYGEERFAFQIAKALVARRAESDRLGPLVSTGELAQIVANVVKTREKGKDPATRTFQAIRIHINQELAELQVVLEAALSLLEQGGRLVVISFHSLEDRIVKRFMQTHSSAPAVDRRLPIRAVDLPSPPLKLIGRVFASDAEVAANPRARSAVMRVAERIAP, translated from the coding sequence CAGCATCGCACGGTGCTGCTCGAAGAAGCGGTGAATGCGCTCGTCACGCGCGCGGACGGTATCTATATAGATGGCACGTTCGGGCGCGGCGGCCATAGCCGCGCGGTGCTGGCAAAGCTGGGCGAGTCGGGGCGTCTGATCGGATTCGACAAGGACCCGCTCGCCATTGCGACCGCGCAGCAGATCGCCGATCCGCGCTTCGAGATCGTGCATGAAAGTTTCGCATCACTGCGCGACGCGATGAGCGAGCGCGGGGTAGGGCGTGTGTCGGGAGTGTTGCTGGATCTGGGCGTGTCGTCGCCGCAGTTCGACGACCCGGAGCGGGGTTTTAGTTTCCGCGCCGACGGCCCGCTCGACATGCGGATGGATCCGACGCGCGGCGAGTCCGCCGCGGATTGGCTGGCGCGGGCCACGGTGCAGGAAATGACGGAGGTGATACGGGATTATGGGGAAGAACGGTTTGCTTTTCAGATTGCAAAGGCGCTTGTTGCTCGCCGGGCAGAGTCCGACCGTCTTGGGCCTCTCGTCAGCACGGGCGAGCTTGCCCAAATCGTGGCTAACGTCGTCAAAACCCGTGAGAAGGGTAAGGACCCGGCAACCCGCACCTTTCAAGCTATACGGATTCACATCAATCAAGAGCTTGCGGAGCTGCAAGTCGTACTAGAAGCAGCATTGTCGTTGCTGGAGCAAGGGGGGCGGCTGGTCGTGATCAGCTTTCATTCGCTCGAAGACCGGATCGTCAAGCGGTTCATGCAGACGCACTCGAGTGCGCCTGCTGTCGATCGCCGCCTGCCGATCCGCGCCGTCGACCTGCCGAGCCCGCCGCTCAAACTGATCGGCCGTGTATTCGCGAGCGACGCCGAAGTCGCTGCGAACCCGCGCGCCCGTTCCGCCGTGATGCGCGTCGCGGAGCGGATCGCGCCATGA
- the ftsL gene encoding cell division protein FtsL, producing the protein MNRLNIFLLIVVMGCALSVVNATNQQRQFFIQLQRAQSQERQLQQDYSQLQYQQSALSKTSRIEQIATDSLKMQGATTGRTQYLTLDAGSAKAEDAPIPVSAPTPASAAKARGATR; encoded by the coding sequence ATGAACCGTCTCAATATCTTCCTGCTGATCGTCGTGATGGGTTGTGCGCTTTCCGTCGTCAACGCGACCAATCAGCAGCGTCAGTTCTTCATCCAGTTGCAGCGCGCCCAATCGCAGGAGCGCCAGCTGCAGCAGGACTATTCGCAGCTTCAATATCAGCAGAGCGCGCTGTCGAAGACCTCGCGTATCGAGCAGATCGCGACTGATTCTCTCAAGATGCAGGGCGCGACCACGGGGCGCACGCAATATCTGACGCTCGACGCCGGTTCCGCCAAGGCTGAAGACGCACCGATCCCGGTCTCGGCGCCGACTCCGGCGTCGGCCGCGAAAGCTCGTGGAGCCACGCGATGA